In Mercenaria mercenaria strain notata chromosome 13, MADL_Memer_1, whole genome shotgun sequence, a single window of DNA contains:
- the LOC123529459 gene encoding uncharacterized protein LOC123529459, whose amino-acid sequence MVTLLKFIDSLNNVHPNIKFTHSYSRDTATFLDVNIGRTGDGNFDFSVHEKPTNTHQYIEFSSCHPLSCKKGIPYSQAKRYRRLTSNDDLFTNELEKLRTYFQNRNYPSHILDDALAKASALSTEEAMTNHRQNTDDIIPFVCIYNPSLPNIGQILNKYWGLFELSEKSSVRILVKCKPIIAYKRPTNLSDILVHSSLMSSDVNGGVLKCNRTRCSHCANITESVQFTSSQTLKTYDVKENLNCMSENVIYLITCKKCKLQYVGQTHQKCSQRMNSHKFDIRHFPDTPTNVSEHFNSENHSVSDFSFMPIDLVKNDWFRLLKETRWIHTLNTAWPHGMNAKILF is encoded by the coding sequence atggttacattacttaaatttattgacagtttaaacaatgtccatcccaatataaaattcacccacagttattcaagagatacagctacatttcttgatgttaatattggtagaacaggagatggtaattttgatttttctgttcatgaaaaaccaaccaatacacatcaatacattgaattttcatCCTGTCACCCTCTTTCATGCAAGAAAGGGATCCCGTATAGCCAAGCTAAGCGATACAGGCGTCTCACTTCTAATGATGATTTGTTCACAAATGAATTGGAGAAATTGCGAACGTATTTCCAAAATCGTAATTATCCAAGTCATATCCTTGATGATGCTTTAGCTAAAGCATCAGCATTGTCAACCGAAGAAGCCATGACCAATCACAGGCAGAACACAGATGATATTATCCCCTTTGTTTGCATATACAACCCATCCCTACCAAACATTGGTCAGATCCTTAATAAATATTGGGGGCTTTTTGAACTATCTGAGAAAAGCAGTGTACGCATCCTGGTTAAATGCAAACCAATTATTGCTTACAAGCGACCTACAAATCTTAGTGATATCTTGGTTCACAGTAGCCTGATGTCTTCGGATGTAAATGGTggtgttcttaaatgtaatagaacacggtgttctcattgcgctaatatcactgaatctgtacagtttacaagctctcaaactttaaaaacttacgatgttaaagaaaatcttaactgcatgtctgaaaatgttatctatttaatcacatgcaaaaagtgtaagttacaatatgtgggacaaacacatcagaaatgttctcaaagaatgaacagccataaatttgatatcagacattttcctgatactcctacaaatgtatctgaacatttcaattctgaaaatcactctgttagtgatttttctttcatgccaatcgacttggtaaaaaatgactggtttaggctcttgaaagagactcgttggattcatacattgaatacagcctggcctcatggcatgaatgctaaaatattattttag
- the LOC123529068 gene encoding small nuclear ribonucleoprotein F — MASLPMNPKPFLNGLTGKPVLVKLKWGMEYKGYLVSVDGYMNLQLANTEELIDGALTGNLGEVLIRCNNVLYVRGVEEEDEEGEMKD; from the exons TCACTTCCTATGAATCCAAAGCCATTTTTGAATGGTCTTACTGGAAAACCTGTTTTGGTGAAACTCAAATGGGGTATGGAATACAAAGGCTATCTAGTTTCTGTGGATGGCTATATGAACTTACAG TTGGCAAATACAGAAGAACTTATAGATGGAGCACTGACTGGGAATTTAGGAGAAGTTTTAATCAG GTGCAATAATGTGTTGTATGTTCGAGGAGTTGAGGAGGAAGATGAAGAAGGGGAAATGAAAGACTGA